Proteins encoded in a region of the Zea mays cultivar B73 chromosome 2, Zm-B73-REFERENCE-NAM-5.0, whole genome shotgun sequence genome:
- the LOC103646420 gene encoding MEIOTIC F-BOX protein MOF, with protein sequence MELEAIGKRLRISSGSSSLARDRLTSLPDCVIHHIMSFLRARQVVQTCVLSTRWRHLWRSVPCLDIDQDEFKAAGSNRITEKEREHFEDFTDHLLIPNNISIALLDTLRLHVSDDEYYHRGASVRWIRHGIKYSAQNPGIMHKESNLAFWRLKKLHLSGVYLDGSFMKHVSSGCPYLEVLELKDCPCTFEEVTSHTLKNLILENCGCNGLYGITITSPTLKSLTIIGSEYYNTITLVLKAPAVAYLLLDVIAYFVKFGVSFDEMSSLAKASIYLRDCVGSGLSKHQFKLLCSVFNVTTLVLSGFQTMVISEEFPEFRNLLTLLLEKCDLSDNFQMLANFLQHSPDLEKLTLGRCKFSKDPKKKKGKARLSKGCLNQFNVRCKNLKLTEIIYEDDDAKKVVELLWSMSGDLPKNYIKLTKVDPDHP encoded by the exons ATGGAGCTCGAGGCGATCGGAAAGCGACTCCGTAtaagcagcggcagcagcagcttGGCCCGCGACAGGCTGACCTCCCTGCCGGATTGTGTCATCCACCACATCATGTCCTTCTTGAGGGCCCGTCAGGTGGTGCAGACCTGCGTGCTGTCCACCAGGTGGAGGCACCTCTGGCGCTCTGTGCCATGCCTTGACATTGACCAGGACGAGTTCAAGGCCGCCGGCTCGAACCGCATCACAGAGAAGGAACGGGAGCACTTCGAGGACTTCACCGACCACCTGCTTATACCTAATAATATTTCCATTGCGCTCCTGGATACACTTCGTCTGCATGTTAGCGATGATGAATATTATCATCGTGGAGCATCAGTTAGATGGATCCGTCATGGCATAAAGTACAGTGCCCAGAATCCTGGCAttatgcacaaggaatcgaacttAGCCTTTTGGCGCCTCAAAAAACTACACCTCTCCGGTGTATATCTGGATGGCAGTTTCATGAAGCATGTCAGTTCAGGGTGCCCGTATTTGGAGGTTCTCGAGCTCAAAGATTGCCCGTGCACATTTGAAGAGGTCACATCCCACACACTGAAGAACTTGATTCTGGAAAATTGCGGATGCAATGGGCTTTATGGGATTACAATTACATCACCCACGCTGAAGAGTTTAACAATTATTGGTAGTGAATATTACAACACAATTACGCTGGTTTTGAAGGCCCCTGCTGTTGCTTATCTGCTCCTGGATGTGATTGCTTATTTTGTTAAATTCGGTGTTTCATTTGATGAGATGTCATCTCTTGCCAAGGCTTCAATTTATCTAAGGGACTGTGTAGGAAGTGGACTCAGCAAGCACCAATTCAAGCTTCTTTGTAGTGTGTTTAATGTGACaactttggtgttgtcaggtttccAGACAATG GTGATCAGTGAAGAATTCCCAGAATTCCGTAACCTTTTGACCTTGTTATTGGAAAAATGTGATCTTAGTGATAACTTCCAGATGTTGGCAAACTTTCTTCAGCATTCACCTGATTTGGAGAAGCTCACTTTGGGCCGTTGCAAG TTCTCAAAAGATCCcaagaaaaagaaaggaaaagccAGATTGAGCAAGGGGTGTCTGAACCAGTTTAACGTCCGGTGCAAGAACCTCAAGCTTACTGAAATTATCTATGAAGACGACGATGCGAAAAAGGTGGTGGAACTTTTGTGGAGCATGTCAGGGGACCTGCCCAAGAATTACATAAAACTCACCAAGGTTGACCCGGATCATCCTTAG